Part of the Pieris brassicae chromosome 5, ilPieBrab1.1, whole genome shotgun sequence genome is shown below.
TCTGAAGTTTTTGGACAagaattatagaaataaaacaagatGAACCaagaccaaaatctattttggactttaaatataaaataaaatttgaatgaCATCGTGTTTATTGACATTTAaggattacaattattattataatttgaccAAATAACGTTGTCACTTTTTagaagttaataaatttacacaaCTATACACtcaatttgatattttaaaggtTAAAAAACAAgcatcttaatttaattagtttacgACCACCAAGCAAGAAACGCAGgagacatattttttttagaaccaATGTATAAGCTGtccattgttatttatttatatattttctatgctTTGGTACTTGTGCACAAGTACTATAGTGAGTATTGTATTTAGATTTAgtctaaaatgtttgtaaccTGTggagttataatatatagttagtGATTTATTAGCCTAAATGCAGTaggcataaaatataatataaataggcTCATAGTAACCATAGAGTAAAACTACTCGGTGTGTGAATCTGTAtactaaatgttaaataataaggttcataaataattttattgtattatttagcGATTAAGAGTTAAACACtatatcaacaaaaaaatctaagccGAGGATAGTATTATTGTATGGTATAATACCACAAATTGAACAAAGCCTTAAATCTATAACGTGTGTTCTGAATTCTGATTTAAAATGGCAAATTGCATTTTGGCAAAGGTAAATATACTGTGCAGATGGTTAACCTCCTCCCTCCTAACTCCTATAAATCAacgtattagatttttatgtatggGATTTAGTTAGTAATAATCTTATCCTAAACTTCTActgaaaatatgtatacatataaatctCATTGCGTTTTAGACATTGCATTTCATATATGTTTCAGATAGGTCAACTACGATTACTTCCAGCAACAAAACTTTTACAATCATACCGCACAACCACATCAAAACATTACGACCCCAAGTTTAAGAAGCTTCGTAAAGaaaaattccttaaaataaatctcCATGACTATAACGAGGATATTGACAAACTACCTGAAGAAAAAGTCAGGCAGAAGATGAAAGAGCGTGGCTTGCTTCCTACTAGACCTTGGAATGACAGACCTTTTTACATTTCAGCAACAGGTATTACACGATTGCATTAAATTGGTCAATCTGAACAAGACATGACATGACATTAAATTGATCTTAGATGCttgttaaacataaatatataactttttaggTGGTGTATTTGAGGCATACATCCCACCAGAGGGTGATGGAAAAGCTTCCATAGTATCAACTACACGAGCCAAACAAACTGTAGAGCTgcttgaaaaaaaatctaaatcaatGATGGCAATACGTAAAGTTAAATCTTTTGATGAAGATTTTGATACCAAAGAATTTTGCCGGATAGCTCaagatatttatgttaaagCACATGAAAGTCTTGTTAATAATGATAGGCATGCATTGAGAACATATGTTACAGAGAAGGCATATCCTGAATTTCGGCATAATTCATTTGGAAAGACAATAAGATGGAAGTTTTTGGAATCACTAGAGCCACCAAGAGTAGTTCATGCCAGATGTACAGATGTCATTAGCAAAGAGAATATATTTGGACAGGTTTGCATTTTGTTAAGAAGCTTCTgaatatctatattaaaataatacattcataagagtagttttgaatttaaaatgatatttcattagaaaatttatgttACAGATCACTGTTCGCTTCCACACTCGTCAGCAGTTGTCAGTCTATGACCGTTTTGGAAGACTATTGCATGGTAGTGAGATTCTTGCTAAGGATGTCTTGGAATATGTTGTATTTGAGAAGCATTTATCTAATGTTTACGGTAATTGGAGAGTGCATGGGAAAATCATACCAGATTGGGCACCAAGTAAAGACCCATCCAAACTAACAAGAATAATGCCAGAAGAGAAGGCTGTGGTGCCAGAAGAGACGGCTGTGGTGCCAGAAAATACTGACAATGAAAAAACCCCAGTTGTAGCTAATaagtagttaataaaatatacaatgttagatttttttattcatatatgtatgtagatATATGCAATTGGTGAATACATACATTGTAGATAGGGCCTTAAACAAGCTAAAACTTTGAAGTATTTGCTTTGTTGTTCTATGAAGACAAAGTTAATAgtaacattttactaatttaactaatttttgcTAATAATGgacataataacaatattaaaaaccaACATCAATTGCAACACTTTTATTGTATCAAAACTCTTAAATCTCTACAAAGTatagttattttgtatgataatTTAGATGCCAGTTGACTTAAAAGTGCAATAATTGTGCATCAAAACAttctacaaatataaattaaattttatatttcttatttacaaattttaactaataggattatattttgtacattaataatacacttcgatatataaaatatatctaataaaaatagcattttatatattgtttcaaAATTGGTAAGACATTTTCAACTCTAACaagtaacaattataatacatatgttgatttgttttcatttttaggAAGCAATATTTAACCAGCCACATTATGTTGTATTTACAAGTTAAACatgtttctatttatttaaagcactTAACTATTATTTCAGTGGTATACATTTGGAATGATCAGATTTTATAAGAGATTGCGTAAgtctatgaaaatatttttattattaaaataaaaatacttatcaaTCTTTTAAGATTAGTTTACACTTAACAATAACGTCTCAAagaaatacttaatttataaaacagtattcaaaataatttgatcTCGTTCAGATCCAATGATTGGAACATTGCGTTTCAGGCATGTTCCTTTCATTACAGCTAGTTGGTGTTGTTCCCAGTTATCACTATATGTCCATACAGCTATTGGCGTTTAAAACGCCTTCATATATCGTTAGATAATGTTGCATTTAACTCCGTCATCTATTCTGCAATTATATAGCATTTCCGACGAATCGTAAGATTGTACACGATTATCCGAGTATATTGTTTCGGCGTTCAGACTACAGTGGGCGCTGTGCGTTGCGTGGGTTTAGGCGGAAGCGGCGGCGGGGTCCGCGGCTGCAAACGCTGCCTCTGGGTTTCACGGAGATTCTCTAAGAAATCTGaaaaagagaaaatatttaatttaataacatacaaCATTCTTAGGGttgaattactttattataggtataaaggaaaaaaatattataggatCGGCTAGTTGAAAAGATTAGCAGGCGATCATTCATAGGGGCTCTCGCTCAATAACATTGTTACTTctttttgtgtaataaattGAATACTTACGCGGTGGGTGATGATGTAAGGGTGGGCCGGGCCGTAAAGTAGCTCTAACTCTATTAGCGGGTACGGGGCCTTGAGACAAAGAGGACTGGGGATTGGGTCCATCTGTGTTCACCCCATTACGTGACGCCTCGCTAAAGCCTCCTGAACTGCCAGAGGTGCGGTCTATActctataacaaaaaatattgcattgtTATTGCaaatagatacatatttttattctatgaaATCCTAAGCCCGCCAAATAAGGCAGCTAATCGTTATTTCGTTTctagttttaatgaaatatagtatatatttatcgactgtatttattaaatcatttttttatgacaaCGTGAATGTAAATTGTTATCTTGTAAATtagaatgtaaaacaaaacacttaagACAAAGCGTAAagtttgattgtgattggttaaATGGACGTAATAACCTGACGTATGTTGGGTGCCAATGCATATTGGAGATGCTGTTGACCAAGTACAGTACTGTCTGTGCCTACAATCAAtacgatgacgtcatacccgGAAAAGTTAACAAAGTTACGACCGCTAAAGCTATGTACAAGTTTTCGACCTTAGTCTAACCACTGGGACCTTCTCCCACGTAATACATTCCCACATTCCTACAGGCTATAAGCTCACCAGCGTGTCTTCATCGTGAGGCCGTAAAGTGACGTCAGGTATGGAGTCAGCGTCATCTTCCTTTTCACCTCTCTGGTTAATTCTCACAGCGCGCCATTCACCATCACCGAAGTCCACTATTTGCAGCCGAGCGCCGTCTAAttcctaataataaataaataatttatatttttttattgtttaagtaataaaaatatcaattgtgGAAGTGTATCACCTATGGCCCAACATGTTAAAGACTTTAATATAGAAACACGTTTGTCAGCTCTGAACACTAGAATTAGTTTTGACGATCtacaattattacttaatgCTTATGAAGTAAAggtgtatttattaaagtaacatGTCTTTAAGcgacaaaatttaaaaaaaaaggttgttcCGGGAACTATTGATAGCGTATAATAATCTCGAAAGGTCCATGTCATATGTCATGTATTCAAAAAATCATAACATACTATGTCTATACATTAACACATCGTACCTGTAACAACGTATCAGGATGCAACGCCTGCGCGTCTGTGGGTATATTCCTCACATTTCCATCTGGAGGGTATCTTTGCAATAACGGCCTTAGTACATGGCGCAATCTCCTTGTGGGGCGACATCTAACGAGCACGGCGCGGATGCCGATTCGTATACGCACGACACAACGTTTCTCTACGACCGCACACTTGCCCGAGAGTATTGTCGATGGTGATTCGGCGTCTATCACGCGGGATTCGCCCTGTAATTATGTTGTATTACACATATCGCCCtttgatatattattgtttatgatcTACATCAACACTAGATCAACAAATACAGGTTACGTTATGTGACATTTATCTGCATatacaaacttaattttttatcaccTAGGCATTTTTGGGTTCTGTAAATTcacaaaatgatatttaaacaatttaaaaaactcaaaatacaaaaagattCTTCAATATTCGTGTGATTATAATtagatgttttttattgttgttaaaataacttatttattaatcaatttctTTACCTGATCATCAAGCAGGACGTCGTAAGTAGTACAGAGTAAATTTCTTCTTTGCAGCAGACGGTCTACTAATCTTCTCACCGTCACGCCCTCGCTTACGCCAACCACAGATGTCGCTCCATCCGGTAACACTACACGGCAAAGTGAACAGCCTCCAGATAACGTTTGACTGGCCGCAACCACCTGCAAAGAATATTTCTTCTTGATTTTCACACGTAAAATCTTGTTATAATACTGATAAATCATTTAACAGTTGATTTCAACATTTTTAACACACTATTGGCGACAATTAAAAGCTACACCGAAATTaggtaaacaaattattcaaatcCTACGTAAGATTGTCAATTTTGTAGTTAATCTCTGTTTGTAAAGCGCAAAGCGCTTATGAGGAAAACGCTTATCACGCAAAATTCGGCAAACGTAaaatgtgaatatttttttcatttaaattctaaaaaaacagAATACTATCTTGTAGTAGTTAATGTATTGACttcattattactaataaaaccttaaaaaatgtataaaaccttttatgaaaatcaatttttttcctaattaacctaaaaagtaatttaacatAGGCTGGTTTAAATTGTCTTACGTAGGTAGACCTACTCTGAAGTTTGgcattattttctattgtgACTCTTCCTCAACTACACACACACTATCCCtttttttgattaatatttgttgttaatgattacatttatttatagaatatcTCTAAATATCAAAGTAATCATCTAGATAACACAGCATATATAAAAACTCTTGACTCTTAACTTATGGTATGTAGGCGTGTCTAATGATAATTGCAAATAATCCTATCGTaaagacaaatattaaaatatggtaCAAGTTGTTTGGCATTATGATATTTCACGCTGGTATAGCTGCTCGAAGCGTGGGCAAACGAATTTCAGTAGAGCTGCCGAAGTCTAAACATTATCTTTGAGTTATTATCACATATGTACAATAATCACagtattaaactattatagagTATTTAGCAGTTCCATTAAGCATTACGCCGAAGAAAGTTGTATTCACAATCAAGTTttgttctatatatttattctaatttattgttaataatttcagaatgattagaaaaaaatattttaacatatttttggaacaaaacaattacttaCCTATGTTGTTcagttgtattattatatacaactcAACAACATAGGCggatttcattttcattcattttttaatctatattttcatttggTTGTTTGTTCACTAATAGTGGTTATAATTCCTTTATAATGGGCTTACAATAGGAATTTTTATAGAGCCCTGAAATGAGATTTgataagataaattttaaattctttattgatacatttactttgtaggttacaacactttcataataaatatgactgttaattttaatCGGAAATGGCCTCGTCATATATCTTTTTGAACATTGGGCTTAGAGACCAAAGACTTCTTTTCTAAGATCTACAAACTATCTTGCTCTCAAATACAAACTATATCAGTTACAAatagaaaatcaaaatatataaaaattttgtaacaaaacCATGCTAAACGTTTACTGAACTTTTCCAGTATACTGAAGGTTACACTCGTACGCTATAATGACGTAGGTCAACACCTTTATTTACTTcgtcaagaaaaaaatatattttgcgccttcaattatttactaacaaatataacattatcatACCATGCGCTCGTAATTATTTCACAATTGTGAAATTCTAAGAAATAGTTCAATATTAGTTTAACTTATTTGTTTAGTTCAGTATTGTTTATATTCCTGTGTACTCAAGTGTTGCGTGgattgatatattttgttaacattgAGGTATCACAGTATTAATGTTGTTTAGAGGattttgacagttgacataCATCCAACGTTTATAGACAATTAGAAATGTCATATCTTGAAAATGGTTAACATTTCGTTCATTTTCTTTAACGCAAAAAATGCTCTTTCGGTAagattttgcaattattatcAATCTAATGCAATGGGAATAATATACAAAGTACAATTAAcctcatataatatatatatatatatcatataatactttttggtaccacttaaaaaaaaaggatGATAATTAACTTgtgtttttcttgtttttacATCTCTCTCCGGGTTTTTTTCTAAGGTAATTTTTAGGATATCCTGAAAATAACTGTAACACGCAATATTGGCGTGTTTGACAGATTCAAGGgggcattaaaaatgcatgtcaAAGTGAATATGGTGAactaaaattgggacgtgtCGCTCGctcataatatttagtttctcatgtaaataaaatagaattttttgtaatgagaaataaagttctttaaacgttataaatatatatatatatttcttaagacCTGTTTTTGGGGGTGGTTAGGTGGTGTTTCGTTCAGAAATCATATGTATAGAAAAAGGGAACAATACGAATTAAAGtctattattacaaaattatatactaaatactCACATCAGTGGTGGGTGGTGTATCTTCTTCAACACGATCTCTTGACGCAGAGCGTAGCCTCCAGCCCAATAGGGAACCGCCTCCACTGCGACGTCTGTCTGATGCGTTAGACGAAGACTTTTTcacctgaaaaatatatttataagaaattttggtttttcatatatataaatgtaacctAACGTCTACCGAAAATGATTTTCACAACAAATTTGGACAACGGacgttaataatttaagtgcAGGTACCAAGCTTGATACTGTGTATTTggtatatgaaaataaacaatgtttttatttagctGAGCTGGACCTCATTTACTGAAAATTTCtactacttttatatttggAACGATAAGTATCCATAGCAAGAATCCACTGGACCAGTCATACAAATGATTAattaggaaaatatattatccaaaaatattgacaaattactttattattagtcTCAGCCGGCGGTATATAAGGACAGGGCAGGCCACGTAGATCTGCGCGTGCGCATTCGGCGTGCACTCCTGAACGTAGAAACCGTGGGTAGCTGTCGAACTTCATAACGTTGAATATTTGTTTCTGAGCCTGTAACAAtcaattgattttatataaaatatgaataagatACTTTTCGATAAGAGTTAcgtatctataatatatttctttagtaaataatatttcatatgaaGTAGCCATCTGTGCTATAACGACCGTAAGCcctataaaaatttagataATGCAAGATCAAATATAGACTAAACGGTAAAAAATGGTATTGTTAGTAGATAATGGCTTTGTAtagaaataactttaaaataatatcgataTTTACATCGGGCATATCCCGATATCATCATCACAATCGTGCtggttttccttcaccgtataaAGAAGTCGTTTAGCCAATTAATTACGTAATTCGATTAAATACCTGAATAAACAAATCAGCCGGAGGTGGCCTCTGATCCAGGCGTAATGCCGTAGCCCGTTTTGCGGTAGCGTCTATATTCACTGGTTCTGGGGCTTTGTCACCCAAATGCCTTTGCCAGATTTCATTCGCGAGCGACGCCCGTACTTCAACGCTTTCAGACTCATTTTCCGAACAGGTTCTATACTGTTCGCAGGACCACCAGAatctgttaaaattttaattattaataaattcagaATAACATTTCAAAAAAACGCTCAACAATATCAAATAAACATATTCGACTTTTTCAGACGATTAATCGGTAGCAATTTGCACATAGGGTAGCCTATGTGATCCTGATTCAcacttatattatacatttctgtCTCTTTCtggcaaaatttattttcgctATGATGAAAAGAGGCAGACGATTGTTTTAGTAAAACGGTGCAATTGggcctatattttattaattgggATTTGTAGCTGGGAGGCTGGTGCCTAATAGGACTATAGAAGTATGGTAACAGGTGttagcttttattatttatttaattaaattctaaaaaaaaattatgaaacatattcttaagaatcatGCTACATTGCCATATGCCAAATATTTGATTCGATTGTTTAGGAATTGTTACCAATTGACGTGGAACATCTGCCCGAAGTGGCATGGTGGAGTCGGAGTagggtatatattataaaagaaattgcgTCACATGCGCATGGGCAATTACCTGGTATAAGTTTGAAGTTGTACAGTTTATGTAAAGTCACTGAAGTGAATTATAGCGAATCAAGTCATTATTggatttagtattgtcttttgttaacatagcttttacacatttttatgttttaagtttAGTTAGTGTTAAATGCTAAAGGCAAAggcggctgatcacctacaaacaacagatacagaaatctgaggcccagatatAAAAAGTAGTTTACTGATTTATTTGATGTTTTAAGTGTTAACATTGATTAATGGATAAAAATTGTACACAAGCACAAAGTGTCTTccccttaatagagactgtaagtagtgttattggacccTTTTCTGATGTCAAATATCGTTTTTAGTAAATTGGGTAAATGATGCCTTAGTgagacaatttataaaaactttgacTTTATTGACAGAGGTTACGATTGCTAAGAGTACCAATATGTGAttccataaataaatcagaATATATACGGAATGAACAAGTAACTGTATAAAAtcagtatatatttaagattctAAATAGGAATAGTCGGAACGAAGGTCTCTTTAAGTGTTACAGGGTTAGTTAAAACTTCTCCAAATATTAGTAAGTGGCCGTACATAATTGTTATCTATTTTTAGATGAACCCTTATCGTGTAAcacaaatataacatttgtatTAGCATTCTCTATTACAAATATTGGTATATTATAGCGATATTGAGCAATTCAAAGGGCAATTTCATCACCcgaaataaacattatatggATAATAATCCTAAGGTGATACAGTTAATAATctagatttttctttttatagacatttaaatttaattaaatatttcaaaatattgttatatatattattttatatatttaaatccgAATGAAATTAGAACAACAGTTGCTTACATAGAATTGATAGCATCTTCTGCGatccaaaaaatattattacgcCTTCAGGGTTGCCAACAAACACCTCACCTAATATTTTCGGCGGCAAACTCCTTGTCCAAAAAGTGGGCAAACGCAGCCGCGCCGGCCGAGTCCGCAAGCAGATGTTCGAGGCCGAGTGACCAGCGAGCCACTCCGCCGCCGCTTTTACCGCCGCCAGGGCTGCCACCTTCGCTCATTTGCTGtaagaaataatgaaaaaaaattgcttagaTATGTTAAACacttataatatgttttggaAAGATTGGAATGTAGTAGGGAAGATGAGAGACAAaaggaagaatttggaggccTTCACTCTATCGGAGGTTGagtactaattttaaatataataaacttaatgtaatccttATTATAGTACACAGTACATACAggctattttatatttatatatttcacaaaTATAGTAGGCGACCACCCAAgactattaaataatactaagcATAGCTcgttaattaatgtatattaaaaatcttgacAAGCACGACGAGTCTATCAAGGCTATTTATTTAGTCatgatataacatttattatgtatattaaaatatcaaaaaaaatacttagaacttactttattataaatattgcgaTGCTCGTGATGTCTATAGGAACTGCCCGCGCCACTGCCCGTTGTCCACCGGCGGAATGGTGATGACTGCTCACTCTGAAACAAGGATACGCAGATATTAGTTACTATATACTTAGTCAAAGCAGGATTTGTTTATATGTTCTTTCATTGTCCTTATATGGTCTAAAATTACATCCGAAATATCTTCCAATTAATATTCTAAGTAAAAAATCGTAGTCCAAATGATTATCCTTAATCCATATAAGACATAT
Proteins encoded:
- the LOC123709527 gene encoding probable 39S ribosomal protein L45, mitochondrial; translated protein: MANCILAKIGQLRLLPATKLLQSYRTTTSKHYDPKFKKLRKEKFLKINLHDYNEDIDKLPEEKVRQKMKERGLLPTRPWNDRPFYISATGGVFEAYIPPEGDGKASIVSTTRAKQTVELLEKKSKSMMAIRKVKSFDEDFDTKEFCRIAQDIYVKAHESLVNNDRHALRTYVTEKAYPEFRHNSFGKTIRWKFLESLEPPRVVHARCTDVISKENIFGQITVRFHTRQQLSVYDRFGRLLHGSEILAKDVLEYVVFEKHLSNVYGNWRVHGKIIPDWAPSKDPSKLTRIMPEEKAVVPEETAVVPENTDNEKTPVVANK
- the LOC123709526 gene encoding regulator of G-protein signaling loco isoform X2 — protein: MARLATSAVQLCQRLQELNPQKFLLLGKQSEQSSPFRRWTTGSGAGSSYRHHEHRNIYNKQMSEGGSPGGGKSGGGVARWSLGLEHLLADSAGAAAFAHFLDKEFAAENIRFWWSCEQYRTCSENESESVEVRASLANEIWQRHLGDKAPEPVNIDATAKRATALRLDQRPPPADLFIQAQKQIFNVMKFDSYPRFLRSGVHAECARADLRGLPCPYIPPAETNNKVKKSSSNASDRRRSGGGSLLGWRLRSASRDRVEEDTPPTTDVVAASQTLSGGCSLCRVVLPDGATSVVGVSEGVTVRRLVDRLLQRRNLLCTTYDVLLDDQGESRVIDAESPSTILSGKCAVVEKRCVVRIRIGIRAVLVRCRPTRRLRHVLRPLLQRYPPDGNVRNIPTDAQALHPDTLLQELDGARLQIVDFGDGEWRAVRINQRGEKEDDADSIPDVTLRPHDEDTLSIDRTSGSSGGFSEASRNGVNTDGPNPQSSLSQGPVPANRVRATLRPGPPLHHHPPHFLENLRETQRQRLQPRTPPPLPPKPTQRTAPTVV
- the LOC123709526 gene encoding regulator of G-protein signaling loco isoform X5, with translation MPTLLTETFLARLSWFSEQSSPFRRWTTGSGAGSSYRHHEHRNIYNKQMSEGGSPGGGKSGGGVARWSLGLEHLLADSAGAAAFAHFLDKEFAAENIRFWWSCEQYRTCSENESESVEVRASLANEIWQRHLGDKAPEPVNIDATAKRATALRLDQRPPPADLFIQAQKQIFNVMKFDSYPRFLRSGVHAECARADLRGLPCPYIPPAETNNKVKKSSSNASDRRRSGGGSLLGWRLRSASRDRVEEDTPPTTDVVAASQTLSGGCSLCRVVLPDGATSVVGVSEGVTVRRLVDRLLQRRNLLCTTYDVLLDDQGESRVIDAESPSTILSGKCAVVEKRCVVRIRIGIRAVLVRCRPTRRLRHVLRPLLQRYPPDGNVRNIPTDAQALHPDTLLQELDGARLQIVDFGDGEWRAVRINQRGEKEDDADSIPDVTLRPHDEDTLSIDRTSGSSGGFSEASRNGVNTDGPNPQSSLSQGPVPANRVRATLRPGPPLHHHPPHFLENLRETQRQRLQPRTPPPLPPKPTQRTAPTVV
- the LOC123709526 gene encoding regulator of G-protein signaling loco isoform X4 → MANKMMGYVICGYNSMDNLMSEQSSPFRRWTTGSGAGSSYRHHEHRNIYNKQMSEGGSPGGGKSGGGVARWSLGLEHLLADSAGAAAFAHFLDKEFAAENIRFWWSCEQYRTCSENESESVEVRASLANEIWQRHLGDKAPEPVNIDATAKRATALRLDQRPPPADLFIQAQKQIFNVMKFDSYPRFLRSGVHAECARADLRGLPCPYIPPAETNNKVKKSSSNASDRRRSGGGSLLGWRLRSASRDRVEEDTPPTTDVVAASQTLSGGCSLCRVVLPDGATSVVGVSEGVTVRRLVDRLLQRRNLLCTTYDVLLDDQGESRVIDAESPSTILSGKCAVVEKRCVVRIRIGIRAVLVRCRPTRRLRHVLRPLLQRYPPDGNVRNIPTDAQALHPDTLLQELDGARLQIVDFGDGEWRAVRINQRGEKEDDADSIPDVTLRPHDEDTLSIDRTSGSSGGFSEASRNGVNTDGPNPQSSLSQGPVPANRVRATLRPGPPLHHHPPHFLENLRETQRQRLQPRTPPPLPPKPTQRTAPTVV
- the LOC123709526 gene encoding regulator of G-protein signaling loco isoform X6 — translated: MVVWYVTDADSESEQSSPFRRWTTGSGAGSSYRHHEHRNIYNKQMSEGGSPGGGKSGGGVARWSLGLEHLLADSAGAAAFAHFLDKEFAAENIRFWWSCEQYRTCSENESESVEVRASLANEIWQRHLGDKAPEPVNIDATAKRATALRLDQRPPPADLFIQAQKQIFNVMKFDSYPRFLRSGVHAECARADLRGLPCPYIPPAETNNKVKKSSSNASDRRRSGGGSLLGWRLRSASRDRVEEDTPPTTDVVAASQTLSGGCSLCRVVLPDGATSVVGVSEGVTVRRLVDRLLQRRNLLCTTYDVLLDDQGESRVIDAESPSTILSGKCAVVEKRCVVRIRIGIRAVLVRCRPTRRLRHVLRPLLQRYPPDGNVRNIPTDAQALHPDTLLQELDGARLQIVDFGDGEWRAVRINQRGEKEDDADSIPDVTLRPHDEDTLSIDRTSGSSGGFSEASRNGVNTDGPNPQSSLSQGPVPANRVRATLRPGPPLHHHPPHFLENLRETQRQRLQPRTPPPLPPKPTQRTAPTVV
- the LOC123709526 gene encoding regulator of G-protein signaling loco isoform X3, which codes for MLCATNGAVAAMDRAYMSLRARKPQVTTTSEQSSPFRRWTTGSGAGSSYRHHEHRNIYNKQMSEGGSPGGGKSGGGVARWSLGLEHLLADSAGAAAFAHFLDKEFAAENIRFWWSCEQYRTCSENESESVEVRASLANEIWQRHLGDKAPEPVNIDATAKRATALRLDQRPPPADLFIQAQKQIFNVMKFDSYPRFLRSGVHAECARADLRGLPCPYIPPAETNNKVKKSSSNASDRRRSGGGSLLGWRLRSASRDRVEEDTPPTTDVVAASQTLSGGCSLCRVVLPDGATSVVGVSEGVTVRRLVDRLLQRRNLLCTTYDVLLDDQGESRVIDAESPSTILSGKCAVVEKRCVVRIRIGIRAVLVRCRPTRRLRHVLRPLLQRYPPDGNVRNIPTDAQALHPDTLLQELDGARLQIVDFGDGEWRAVRINQRGEKEDDADSIPDVTLRPHDEDTLSIDRTSGSSGGFSEASRNGVNTDGPNPQSSLSQGPVPANRVRATLRPGPPLHHHPPHFLENLRETQRQRLQPRTPPPLPPKPTQRTAPTVV